The Planctellipticum variicoloris DNA window GGCAGTCGATCAATTCGGTCCCCTTTTCGTTTCTGCAGAAAGCCGGCGCGGAAAACCTGCTGACCTTCATCTCCGAAGAGCACCCGCAGACCATCGCGCTGATCTTGTCGCACATGCCCGCGGCGATGTCCGCCGAAGTGCTGGCGGGTCTGCCGTCGAACAAACAGCTCGAAGTCGTCCGCCGGGTGGCGACGATGGAGCAGACCAGCCCCGAGGTCGTCAGCGACATCGAAAAGACGCTGCGGACGCGGATGATGTCGCTGTTCAATCAGAACACCGAGAAGGCGGGCGGAGTTGCCGCGGTGGCGCAGATTCTGAACGTCACCGACCGGATGACCAACAAGGGGATCCTCGAGTCGCTGGACCAGGAGGATCACGATCTCGCCGACGAGATCCGCCGGCTCATGTTCGTCTTCGACGACCTGCTGAAGCTGGACGACAAGGCGATTCAGAGCCTGCTCAAGGAAGTCGACAACAGCCAGTGGTCGGTGGCACTCAAAGGGGCGTCCGAAGAGATCAAAGTTCGCATCATGTCGAATCTGTCGCAGCGGGCGGCGGAGATGCTCAAGGAAGAAATGGAGTATCTGGGACCGGTCCGGCTCAGCGACGTCGAAGCGATGCAGTCGCAGATCGTCGACACCGTCCGCCGACTGGAAGAGACCGGACAGATCGTCGTCGCCGGCGGCGGCAGCGAACAGCTCGTCACGTGATCCGCAGGCCCGCGGTGCACCTGACCGGCGGCGGCAGAAAATGAGGTTGGTATGGCGGACGGAATCCCGAGAGTGATGAAGGCCAACGCCGTCCGCGAGCTGGGCGGGCGCGTGGCGTTCAATTTCGACGACTTTCGGAAACAGGGCGAAGAGTACATGGCGCAGATGAGCGCCGAAGCCGCGGCGCTGCTGGCGGGCGCCCGCAAAGAAATTGAGGCCCTGCGCGATCAGGCCCGTAAGGAAGGTCGCGATGCAGGTCGCGCCGAAGGACTGCAGGCCGCGCATCTGACCATCGAGCAGCAGATCGCCCAGAGAGCCGAGCAACTCGCGACTCAGAGGCTCAAAACGGCGCTGCCGGCCCTGCAGCAGGCCGCCGCCGCCCTGCGTGCCGAACGGGATGACTGGCTGGTCCGCTGGGAATCGACTGCCGTCGAGCTGTCGGTCGCCGTCGCCGAGAAACTGGTCCGGGGCCTGCTGAACGTCGAGCCCGACCGAGTGCGGTCCATGTTCCGCGAAGTCCTGCAACTCGCCGCCGGACAGAGCCAGGTGGCGATTCACCTGGCCCCCTCCGACGTCGAGCAACTGGGCGCCGACGCCGCCGAGGTCGTTCGTTCGACGAGCGGCTGCGCCGAAGCCCGGTTGATCGCGGACCCGCAGTTGAGTCCCGGCGACTGCCGCATCGTCACCCAGCACGGCGAAATCGATGCACGGATCGAGACGATGCTGGAGCGGATCACCGCCGAGCTGCTCGGACAGCCGCCCGCGGCGTAGTCGTTGTTTCAGGACAGGTGACCGACCGATATGAACGCCCTCGTCGAACATGTGCGCCAGATGCTGCCGGTCAAGCTGACCGGTCGGGTCACCCGACTGGTGGGACTGACCGCCGCCGTCAGCGGCTTCCCGGCGCCCCAGGGGGCGACGGTGGAGCTGGAGCGGGAACATGGCAGTCCGATCGACGCCGAAGTCGTCGGATTCTCCGGGGAAGAGACGTTGCTGCTCCCCTACGGCGATCTCCAGGGGATCCGGCGCGGGACGCGCGTGCGACTTGTGCAGTCCGTTCCGATCGCCCACGTCGGCGAGGCGCTGCTGGGACGCGTGATCAACTCGCGGGGATCGCTGATCGACAATCGCGGACCCGTCATCCTGCCGCACCGGGTCGGATTGCAGCGCAAGCCCATCCCGCCGCTCGACCGGCCGCGGATCGATACGCCGCTGGGGACCGGAGTCCGGGCGATCGACGGCCTCCTGACCTGCGGCCTGGGGCAGCGGCTGGGAATCTTCGCGGGGAGCGGCGTCGGCAAGAGCACCCTCCTGGGCCAGCTTGCACGGGGCAGCACGGCGGACGTGAACGTCGTCGTCCTGATCGGCGAACGGGGTCGCGAAGTCCGCGAGTTCCTGGAGAAAGACCTGGGGCCGGAGGGGCTGGCGCGGAGCGTGATTATCGTGGCGACCGGCGACGAGCCGGCCCTGCTCCGATTGCGCTCGGCGTACCTGGGGACGGCGATCGCCGAGTTCTTTCGCGATCGCGGCAAGAATGTCCTGCTGATGATGGACAGCGTAACGCGCTTCGCCCTGGCGCAGCGGGAGATTGGCCTGGCCGCCGGCGAACCCCCCGCGACGCGCGGATATCCCCCCAGCGTCTTCGCACTCCTGCCGCGTCTGCTCGAACGGAGCGGTCGGACGAACAGCGGCAGCATTACCGGGTTCTACACGGTGCTGGTCGAAGGCGACGACACGAACGAACCGATCGCCGATACGGTCCGCGGAATTCTGGACGGTCACATCGTGCTGTCGCGAAAGCTGGCGCATCAGGCGCACTATCCGGCGATCGACGTGCTGCAGAGCATTTCCCGGCTGATGTCGGATCTGGTGACGCCCGAGCACCGCCACTCGTCGAATGCGCTGAAGCAGTTGCTGGCGGCCTATCATCAGTCCGAAGATCTGATCTCGATCGGCGCCTACCAGTCGGGGACCAATCCGACCGTCGACGCCGCCATCCAGCTCCGCCCCGCCCTGCTGCAGTATCTCCAGCAGGAGGTCCACGAGCGGAACACGCTGGCGGAATCGGCCGATCTGCTGCAGAAGCTTTCCCGGCTGCGCGACGCGATGAATCGACGCACGATCGACAAACCGGTCGGGGCGTGAATGGACTGAAATCCGAATCACCGGCCACGAATGCGAGCCGCGCCTCCAGTCCTCTCTCCCGACGTCTGCGTTGGGAGAGGGATAGGCTGAGGGCTGTCTTTTCTCCGTAGACGACACTCCGACATCTTCGAAGACCCTCACCCTGGCCCTCTCCCACGGAAGACAGCGGGAGAGGGGACAGGACGAAAAGACGCACTGTTCCAGAATCGACGATGGTGATTTAGCAGGGAACGGATCTGCCGTGTCAAAGTTTCGCTTTCGCCTGGAGTCGTTGCAGAAGTTCCGCGAGAACCAGCGGGACCTCTGCCGGCAGGCGCTCGCCCAGGCGCTGGCCGCGGAGGCGGCTCTGGCGGAGCAGCACGCGGACGTGGAACGCGAACGGGAGGCGACCCTGGCCGAACTGCGGGCGTTCAACGACGAAGACAAACTTTCCATCGATCGAGCTGCCGCCCGCCGGTACCACGCGGGCCAGCTCGCCTATCGCCTGCGACAGCTTGAACTGCAGCGGCAGCAGGCGGCCCTGGTCGTGACGCAGTGCCGGCAATTGCTGGTTCAGGCCGACCAGGGGGTCAAGGTGCTCGAGAAACTGTCGGAGAAGCAGCAGGCGGAGTTCGAGGCCGAAGTCGAACGTCACGCGGCGCGTGAGCGGGAAGATAACTGGCAGGCCGCGCGTCTGCGGGAGAGCTGGACATGATTCGGACGCTGATGATGCTGGTGGGGCTGCTGTCGTTCGTGCTGCTCCTCTGCGAAGCCGTAGGGGTCGGAATGCTGTACTCGCAGGGGCGGTTGTCGAAAGAAAACCTCTGGGCGATGCGGATGATGCTGGAGGGCCGGACGGAGACCGAGCCGCTCCCCGAACCGGCGGAAACTGCCGGAGTGTCGAACGAAGAAGTCCTCAAACTCCGGACCGTGCGCGCGTTGCAGCTCGATACCCGGGAAGAAGAGCTGAAATCTCTCAAGTCTCTGGCGACGGAAGCGGCAATTGGTTCGATTCAGGAGCGTCGGAAGTTCGATGTAATGAAGGAAGAGTTCCGGAAAACGCTTGAAGAGCTGGACGAACGGATTCAGTCGGAGTCCCGCGAGCAGACGCGGGCGATTTTGCTGGCGTCCAAACCGGAGGACGCCGTTCAACGATTGATGGGACTTTCGCTCGAAGAGAGCGTGGAGCTCCTCAAGGGCATTCCGGAGAAGACGACTGCCAAGATCCTGCAGGCATTCAATCTGACGCCCGAGACGCTGAAGCGCGGCCAGGAAATTTTCGAAGCGTTGTTTCACGGCAGCCCGCAGGGTCCTCTGGTCGACGACGCGCTCAAGAACCTTGGCCCCCCCGCCGAACCTCCCGAGTAACGGTTAAGACACTATGCCGACCCATGACCCGATCGGTTCGCTCTTCAAGTCTGCGGGGCTGACGCCGGTTCGGTCGACTCCAGCCGCTCCGCAATCCGACGGGACGAAAGAAACTCAGCAGCCGACGCGCGGCTTCCTGTCGTCGTTCCGCAAGGTCCAGCGCGACGCCGGCTCTTCGCGAACCCCGCGGCCGGACAATGACAATCAGGCCGCGGCCCCCGAGACTCCCCGGGATCCGGCAGCTCCCGAGGCTCGCGAAGCGGCCCCCGTCGAGGCCGAAACTCCACCGCCGGGCGCGGAACAGGTCGTTGCCGCGAGTCCGTCGATCGACGGACTCGCGGCGGAAGCCAGCGCGGCCCTGGAAGCGGCGGCGGTCGTCGTCGCTGCGGTTCCGCTGGAAGTTGCGGCCGATCCGGACCTTGCGACCGCCGTGCAGTCGCTCCCGGCGACGGATGACGCTCCGTTGCCGATTCCCCTGCCAGAGACGCCCACGCCCCGCCAATCCGTATCGGCAATGCCATCGGCACTCCAGGAATGGCTTTCGGCGAAGCCGGTAACGACTGCGAAGCCGGCCGCCACCGGCGCCGCCGCGCCGATTCTTCCGGACGCCGTGATCGCGACTGACACCGCGCCAGGCGACGCGACCGCCCCCATGCCGCCGGGACTGCAGATGGCCCTCTCCGCGGTGATGGCGGCCCAGGCGGCCGCGCCGTCAGGAACGCCGGCCAAGACCGTGACGAACGCGCCGGTCGCTCCGGTCAGCGCCATTCCGTCGACGCCGCTGGTCGTGGCCGCTGCGACAACAACCGTCGTCCCGCTGACTGAAGCGGGACCGTCGTCGAACCAGGCTGTCCCCGAGATCGCCACGGTCGCGCAGGGATTGCCGGTGCAGACCCCTTCCGCGATTCCTCAACCCGTCGCCGCGCCGGTGACGGAAGTCGCCAGCACGACGCCAGCCTTGGCGATTGAAAAGCCGGATGACGAGAAGGTCTCAACCGCCGCGCCAGAAGCGGGGACGCCGACAGCGTCCGCGGCATCGCCGCTGGCGATACCGGTACCGGCGGTCGCCGTTCCGCAGGCCGTTCAGCCGACGTTCGTGAAGACGGACGACGCAACTCCAACCATGACACAGGCGGCGGCGGTCGTTCCGCAGACCCCCGCGGCGACGCCGGAGATCGCAGCCCCGGCGAAGAGCAGCGCCTCGTCGGTCCGGACCTCGGAATCGACGCCGGCGCCGCTTGAAGTCACAACCGCTCCTGTCGCGGAGGAGAGCCTCGGAAAGGACGCCGTTGCGTTTGAGCCGATCGCGACGCCTGCCGAGAGCGAGCGACGTCCGGCGACCGCTGAAAAGAGCGACGCTGTTCCAGAGACGAACTTCCCGGCGGAGGTGTCGCAGGACGCCGCGCCGGCGCAGCCCGCGGATGCTTCGAGCCTGGGACCGTTGACTACCGGCCGGAACGAGGCGTCGCCGGTTGCTCCAGCGGCGCCCCCCCCGGTTCAAGTCGCCCCGCACGATTCCCGGGCGCTGGTTGATACGGTCTCGCAGCTCGTGCTGAAATCGCACGACACCGGCCAGCAGCTCTCGCTGCAGATTACGCCCCCCGATCTGGGAACGGTACGGATTGAAGTCCACTCCCACGGCGGCGTCCTGACGGCGCGACTGGAAGCGGATTCTCCGGCGGCCAGACAACTGCTGGCGGAGCATCTGCCGCAGTTGCGCGAGTCGCTGCAGCAGCAGGGGGCCAACGTCGACCGGATCGACGTCTACCAATCGGAGCGCGCTGCGCCGGGGGACGGGACCGCCGATTCCGGCTGGCAGTCTTCGCAGCAGAACCGGCAGGACGACGCGGGGCCTCTGCTGTACGACGAAGAGGAGGCCGCGGAGCCGGTCCCTGCGGAGTCGCGCGGTTCATTGGCCCTCGGCGAACTGAATATTCGCGTCTGAAAACAGAGTCAACTTCCCCCTCGAAGCGGGGCGGGATCTGGAGAAGGAGTTCCGGTCATGGCATCTGCAATTGAGAATGCTGTCAACGCGGCGACCAACCCCGCGTCCGCCGTCAAGACGGTCGACGCCAGCAAGGCCGGCCTCAATGGCCTGACGTCGCAGACGTTTCTGAAACTCCTGATCACGCAGTTGCAGAATCAGGATCCGACCAACCCGACCGACAGCAATGAGCTCCTGCAGCAGGTCTCCAGCATGCAGAGCCTGCAGGCGAACATCGAGCTCCAGAGCACGCTGAAAACCGTCTCGCTGAACCAGCAGCTCTCCAGCGCCGCATCCTTCCTCGGCAAGACTATTGCGGCGACGCAGAATGAAGACTTTGTCAGCGGCGTCGTCGACAGCGTCCGCGTCGCCGACGGCAAGGCGCTGCTCACCGTCGATGGCAAGGAAGTCGATCTGACCAACGTCCTCTGGATGACGGAAACGTGAACCGGCCTGCAGCCGCTCACTCTTTGACCGACACAACCTCGATCTGCAGCTTCCCGAGAATCGTCACCAGCGGGACGAACAGCTCCGACTGCGAGAGACCCTCTTCGGCCAGGCTCGAGTCCCCCAGCTTCAGATGGACGGCGGTCGTGCCGCCGCGACCCAGCGTCCCGTCGAGGGCGTGCCATTCGCCGTCGAGGCAGGCTTCGGTCCACATGTGGCCGCCGAAGTTGGGATCGCTGGCGACGTAGACCAGGCCAACCGCGACGCGCGAAGGAATCCCTTCCGCACGCAGCATCGCCGCCAGCAGCACGGCATGCTCGGTGCAATCCCCCTCCAGAGTGCGTGCGACTTCGCCCGCCGAGGCCATCGCCGTCGAGAAGTTCTTATTCTTGAGCGTCTCGGCGACATACTTCTCCATCCGCCGGCACTTCTCGACCGGATCGGTCGCGTCGCCGACGGCGGCGCGAGCGTGCTTCCGGACTTCGTCGTCATCCGACTGCAGGAACTTGGTCGGACCGGTGAATTCGGCGGCCGCGGATTTGATCGCGGCCGTCGCCGGCAGTCGTTCGCGCGTGACCCGCAGCTCGACGACATTCCCGGCGAGGGGCTTTTTGTGCTGGTTGAGGGAGTCGGGGAGCGCCTCCACCGCTTCCGGCGACGGCAGCGAAATCTTGTAGACCACTTCGCCAAGGGTGTATGCGTCCGGGATCGCCTGCACCTTGACCAGCGTTCCGACCGCAAAGTCGAGCTCCTCGCCGTCGAGCGACTTCAATGCCTCCGTCTTGGAGACCGTGTAAGTGATCATGTCGGTGCCCAGAAGGCTCGTCGAGGTCTTGAGCGCCCGGCCCTTGTCGTCGAGCCACATGTCCATCGGAATGCCGGGCAGCAGCGAATTCCGCACCGTGACCTTCTGCAGCGACTGGTCGGGTCCCTCCAGAAGTTTGATCGTCTCGACGGCGCCCGCCTTCAGATCGATCCGGGCGGCTTTCGCAAACTCGGGCAGATACGCCTCGAAGCTGCGCTGGTCCCCCGCTTTCAGCGGCTGTTCGCGAAGCACCCGGTCCTGGTAGGCGGGGGACTTCCATTCGGGCTTCCAGGCGCGAGTGGCGGTCTTCGCCTTCCCGTCCACAGTCGTTGTGAGCGTCAATTCTCCGCCGTCCACGACCCCCGCGATCCGGCTCGGCGCTGCGGGAGGATTCTGCGTGACATACTCGAACGACAGGACATCCCCTTCGGGGGTTTCGCGCGTTCCAATCAGGACGGTAATGGCGATCTTCTGACCAAAGCGTTTGAAGAGCATATGCACTTCGGAATCGGACTTCACAATGCTCCGGCCGTCCTCGTCGATCGGCGCGACTTCCGAACGACCATAGCCGACGCGTTGCCCGAGCATCTCGATGACCTGCCAGGACTCTTCGCGTTCGATGACAGGTTTGCGGGCCGCGTCCTGAGCGAGACCTGCCGCCGCACTCACGCAGACGGCGACGAGGACGAGGGAACCCGGAATCCACGAACGGCGCGGCGACATGGTGGAGCCTTCCTGACGGACGATGACCAGCGATCCGCCTCGATTCTAGCGTGAGTTCGGAAGGACTGTCGCGTCCATCCTGCACGATTCGCAGATCGGCGAGCCGCGCCGCGAATCGCCGCGGCTGTTCCGCGGACGGGATCGCGGTACAATTCGGAACGGTTCCCCGGCAGGTGGTCGAGGTTCCACTCTGCAGGGACGTCGGGCGATGGAGCGGCACTGGTACCTCAAACGCTGTCGGTTGTTCGAGCGGCTGCCGCCCGAGCAGCTCGCGCGCTTGAACGGCGTATCGCGCCAGAAGACGTTTCCCAAGGGGTCGTCGGTCTATCTCCCCTCCGACGTTTCCCAGGGGGTTATGCTCGTGGCGGAAGGACGAATCCGGCTGAGCAGCCTGACCCCCGACGGGAAACAGGCCATCCTGGCGTTTATCGAGCCGGGGGAAGTCTTCGGCGAACTCGCACTGGTGGACGGCGGCACGCGCGAAGAGTACGCCGAGGCCGTGGTGACTTCGACGGTGATCCTGCTGCCGGGAGACGTCCTGCAGGATCTGCTGCTGGAGTCCCCGCAGTTCTCGCTCGGAATCACCCGGCTGATCGGCCTGCGCCGCCGGCGCGTCGAACGGCGCCTGAAGAGTCTGCTGTTCCGGTCCACGCGGGAACGGCTCGGGAGCCTGCTGCTGGAACTGGTCGAGCAATACGGACGCCCGGTTCCCGAGGGAGTGCTGATCGATCTGAAATTGTCGCATCAGGATCTGGCGAGCATTATCGGCGCGACGCGCGAATCGGTGACGCTGCTGCTGGGCGAGTTGCATACGGAAGGACTGGTTCAGATCGGCCGCCAGCGAGTTGTGATCCGGGCCCCCGAACGGATGGCCAGGTCGCTCGGACTGCCGGTTCCGGATCTTCCGGGAACCCCGGTGCCCCGTCCGGGACTTGCGTCGACGCGACCGGCCGCCGAATCGCCAGGATGACTCCGATTACGGCGACTTTGTGTGAGGCCGCTTACAGACATTGACCCAAAGTTTGACGGAAAATAGAGTTGTGCCGCGGCAGACCGCCCGGCCGCGACGATGAAAAGCTTCAGGCCATGACGACACCCCTGCCACCTGCCGACGGATGGGAGCCGGTCCCCGCGGGATCGCTGGAGCGCTGCGCCCGAACGTGGCGGGGTCGCGAACGACGGCGGCGGCTGGTCTCCGCGGCCTCGGCCCTCGGGCTGGTGCTCGCATTCGGCGGAGCATTCTGGTGGCTGCTGCCGTCGAATTCGCCGCTCGTGGCTCGGAGAATCACATGCACGGAGTGCCACGATCTGGCCGAGTCCTATGTAAAGAAGTCGATTGAGCCGCAGGACGAGCGGAACGTCGCAGCCCATCTGTCGCATTGCCCGCACTGCGTGCAGTACGTCAATTCGCTGAAAGCCCTCCCCCCGCGGGCGGAATGGAAACCGCAACCCGGTCATTGGCGGCTGCTGGCGTCCGTCGACGGTTTCGCGGCGGCGTCCAGATAGACGTCGATCTGCTGGCCGACATAGACGGTCCGGTCGGACGGCAGAATCCGGTAGATGACCTGCAGAACTCGCGTATCGACACGCTCGTTTCCGGCTCCGGTCAGCGATTTTTTGGGTTCGGCAAAACGCTCCACCCGGACGAATTCCAGCTTGAGGGGATCGCTGGCGTCGCCCCGCAGATAGCCGGTCCCCGGCAGACCCGGCCGGAACCGCGGCAGGTCGTTTTCGTCGATATCGACCCGGACATGCAGCGTCGACACATCCCCCATCAGCATCAGCGTCTGGTTGGGAGGTGTCCCGACATAT harbors:
- the fliG gene encoding flagellar motor switch protein FliG gives rise to the protein MDGVRKAAVFLLSLEKPVAAEVLSQLPRDQVERVMLEIAKMDDVSRDQLEGVLDEFRDTMLEQVPMERGGLDLANELLEQSLGKEGAGAILENVRQSINSVPFSFLQKAGAENLLTFISEEHPQTIALILSHMPAAMSAEVLAGLPSNKQLEVVRRVATMEQTSPEVVSDIEKTLRTRMMSLFNQNTEKAGGVAAVAQILNVTDRMTNKGILESLDQEDHDLADEIRRLMFVFDDLLKLDDKAIQSLLKEVDNSQWSVALKGASEEIKVRIMSNLSQRAAEMLKEEMEYLGPVRLSDVEAMQSQIVDTVRRLEETGQIVVAGGGSEQLVT
- a CDS encoding FliH/SctL family protein, whose protein sequence is MKANAVRELGGRVAFNFDDFRKQGEEYMAQMSAEAAALLAGARKEIEALRDQARKEGRDAGRAEGLQAAHLTIEQQIAQRAEQLATQRLKTALPALQQAAAALRAERDDWLVRWESTAVELSVAVAEKLVRGLLNVEPDRVRSMFREVLQLAAGQSQVAIHLAPSDVEQLGADAAEVVRSTSGCAEARLIADPQLSPGDCRIVTQHGEIDARIETMLERITAELLGQPPAA
- a CDS encoding flagellar hook assembly protein FlgD, with translation MASAIENAVNAATNPASAVKTVDASKAGLNGLTSQTFLKLLITQLQNQDPTNPTDSNELLQQVSSMQSLQANIELQSTLKTVSLNQQLSSAASFLGKTIAATQNEDFVSGVVDSVRVADGKALLTVDGKEVDLTNVLWMTET
- a CDS encoding flagellar hook-length control protein FliK, with the protein product MPTHDPIGSLFKSAGLTPVRSTPAAPQSDGTKETQQPTRGFLSSFRKVQRDAGSSRTPRPDNDNQAAAPETPRDPAAPEAREAAPVEAETPPPGAEQVVAASPSIDGLAAEASAALEAAAVVVAAVPLEVAADPDLATAVQSLPATDDAPLPIPLPETPTPRQSVSAMPSALQEWLSAKPVTTAKPAATGAAAPILPDAVIATDTAPGDATAPMPPGLQMALSAVMAAQAAAPSGTPAKTVTNAPVAPVSAIPSTPLVVAAATTTVVPLTEAGPSSNQAVPEIATVAQGLPVQTPSAIPQPVAAPVTEVASTTPALAIEKPDDEKVSTAAPEAGTPTASAASPLAIPVPAVAVPQAVQPTFVKTDDATPTMTQAAAVVPQTPAATPEIAAPAKSSASSVRTSESTPAPLEVTTAPVAEESLGKDAVAFEPIATPAESERRPATAEKSDAVPETNFPAEVSQDAAPAQPADASSLGPLTTGRNEASPVAPAAPPPVQVAPHDSRALVDTVSQLVLKSHDTGQQLSLQITPPDLGTVRIEVHSHGGVLTARLEADSPAARQLLAEHLPQLRESLQQQGANVDRIDVYQSERAAPGDGTADSGWQSSQQNRQDDAGPLLYDEEEAAEPVPAESRGSLALGELNIRV
- a CDS encoding transglutaminase-like domain-containing protein — its product is MSPRRSWIPGSLVLVAVCVSAAAGLAQDAARKPVIEREESWQVIEMLGQRVGYGRSEVAPIDEDGRSIVKSDSEVHMLFKRFGQKIAITVLIGTRETPEGDVLSFEYVTQNPPAAPSRIAGVVDGGELTLTTTVDGKAKTATRAWKPEWKSPAYQDRVLREQPLKAGDQRSFEAYLPEFAKAARIDLKAGAVETIKLLEGPDQSLQKVTVRNSLLPGIPMDMWLDDKGRALKTSTSLLGTDMITYTVSKTEALKSLDGEELDFAVGTLVKVQAIPDAYTLGEVVYKISLPSPEAVEALPDSLNQHKKPLAGNVVELRVTRERLPATAAIKSAAAEFTGPTKFLQSDDDEVRKHARAAVGDATDPVEKCRRMEKYVAETLKNKNFSTAMASAGEVARTLEGDCTEHAVLLAAMLRAEGIPSRVAVGLVYVASDPNFGGHMWTEACLDGEWHALDGTLGRGGTTAVHLKLGDSSLAEEGLSQSELFVPLVTILGKLQIEVVSVKE
- a CDS encoding Crp/Fnr family transcriptional regulator; the protein is MERHWYLKRCRLFERLPPEQLARLNGVSRQKTFPKGSSVYLPSDVSQGVMLVAEGRIRLSSLTPDGKQAILAFIEPGEVFGELALVDGGTREEYAEAVVTSTVILLPGDVLQDLLLESPQFSLGITRLIGLRRRRVERRLKSLLFRSTRERLGSLLLELVEQYGRPVPEGVLIDLKLSHQDLASIIGATRESVTLLLGELHTEGLVQIGRQRVVIRAPERMARSLGLPVPDLPGTPVPRPGLASTRPAAESPG
- a CDS encoding FliI/YscN family ATPase, producing the protein MNALVEHVRQMLPVKLTGRVTRLVGLTAAVSGFPAPQGATVELEREHGSPIDAEVVGFSGEETLLLPYGDLQGIRRGTRVRLVQSVPIAHVGEALLGRVINSRGSLIDNRGPVILPHRVGLQRKPIPPLDRPRIDTPLGTGVRAIDGLLTCGLGQRLGIFAGSGVGKSTLLGQLARGSTADVNVVVLIGERGREVREFLEKDLGPEGLARSVIIVATGDEPALLRLRSAYLGTAIAEFFRDRGKNVLLMMDSVTRFALAQREIGLAAGEPPATRGYPPSVFALLPRLLERSGRTNSGSITGFYTVLVEGDDTNEPIADTVRGILDGHIVLSRKLAHQAHYPAIDVLQSISRLMSDLVTPEHRHSSNALKQLLAAYHQSEDLISIGAYQSGTNPTVDAAIQLRPALLQYLQQEVHERNTLAESADLLQKLSRLRDAMNRRTIDKPVGA